One Capricornis sumatraensis isolate serow.1 chromosome 8, serow.2, whole genome shotgun sequence genomic region harbors:
- the ZDHHC24 gene encoding probable palmitoyltransferase ZDHHC24, translated as MGQPWAVGTAEAAPARLPLVLTALWAAAVGLELAYVLVLGPGPPPLGPLARTLQVALAAFQLLNLLGNVGLFLRSDPSIRGVMLAGRGLGQGWAYCYQCQSQVPPRSGHCSACRICILRRDHHCRLLGRCVGFRNYRPFLCLLLHGAGVLLHASVLLGPALSALLRAHTPLHTAALLLLPWLMLLTGRVSLAQFALAFVTDTCVAGALLCGAGLLFHGMLLLRGQTTWEWARGQHAYDLGPCHNLQAALGPRWVLVWLWPFLASPLPGDGITFQTTADVGLVAS; from the exons ATGGGGCAGCCCTGGGCGGTGGGGACCGCGGAGGCGGCTCCCGCGCGGCTGCCCCTCGTGCTCACCGCGCTTTGGGCCGCGGCGGTGGGCCTGGAGCTGGCTTACGTGTTAGTGCTAGGCCCCGGGCCACCTCCGCTGGGACCCTTGGCCCGGACCCTGCAGGTTGCGCTGGCAGCCTTCCAGCTGCTCAACCTACTGGGCAACGTGGGGCTCTTCCTGCGCTCGGACCCCAGCATCCGGGGTGTGATGCTGGCCGGCCGTGGTCTGGGCCAGGGCTGGGC TTACTGCTACCAGTGCCAAAGCCAGGTGCCGCCGCGCAGTGGGCACTGCTCCGCCTGCCGTATCTGCATCCTCCGCCGAGACCACCACTGCCGCCTGCTGGGCCGCTGCGTGGGCTTCCGCAACTACCGGcccttcctgtgtctcctgctccaCGGTGCGGGCGTCCTGCTGCACGCCTCTGTGCTGCTGGGCCCGGCCCTGTCGGCCCTGCTGCGAGCCCACACACCCCTCCATACCGCCGCCCTGCTCCTGCTGCCCTGGCTCATGTTGCTCACAG GAAGAGTGTCTCTGGCGCAGTTCGCCCTGGCCTTCGTGACCGACACGTGCGTGGCGGGCGCGCTGTTGTGTGGGGCCGGACTGCTCTTTCATGGGATGCTGCTGCTCAGGGGCCAGACCACGTGGGAGTGGGCTCGGGGCCAGCACGCATACGACCTGGGCCCCTGCCACAACCTGCAGGCAGCTCTGGGGCCCCGCTGGGTCCTCGTCTGGCTCTGGCCCTTCCTGGCCTCCCCGTTGCCAGGGGACGGGATCACCTTCCAGACCACAGCTGACGTGGGACTCGTGGCTTCCTGA